A genome region from Arthrobacter sp. SLBN-100 includes the following:
- a CDS encoding RNA-binding S4 domain-containing protein, producing the protein MSNVEEVPIRDSMIRLGQLLKLANLVEDGVEAADLIKNGLVKVNGEIDDRRGRQLHNGDTVTVNGHTVKVVAPEA; encoded by the coding sequence ATGAGCAACGTTGAAGAGGTCCCCATCCGCGACAGCATGATCCGCCTTGGCCAGCTCCTCAAGCTCGCCAACCTCGTGGAGGACGGTGTGGAGGCGGCGGACCTGATCAAGAACGGGCTCGTCAAGGTTAACGGGGAGATTGACGACCGCCGCGGCCGCCAGCTGCACAATGGGGACACCGTCACCGTGAACGGCCATACGGTGAAAGTGGTGGCGCCGGAGGCCTGA
- a CDS encoding DeoR/GlpR family DNA-binding transcription regulator: MTRTDRLTAILDLLARTGQVEVEEIVSTLHVSPATARRDLDSLAKRRLLTRTRGGATTGALAYDLPGRYNRDDHAEAKQQIAQAASGLIAPGAVIGLCGGTTSTVLAQILATREDLNAPSNQPTLTVVTNAINIAGQLAVRPNIKVMVTGGILNPRSYELVGPYTDIIMQKVVLDIAFIGVNGIDPEVGPTNTGEGEASVNALLASRARVSYVLADSSKVGVRAFATMDGYNFTRLITDSGISAQDKAAFEANGTEVIVAGS, translated from the coding sequence ATGACCCGCACCGACCGATTGACGGCCATCCTTGACCTCCTCGCCAGAACCGGCCAGGTGGAGGTCGAAGAGATCGTCAGCACCCTCCATGTCTCGCCGGCCACGGCACGGCGGGACCTGGACAGCCTGGCCAAACGCCGGCTGCTCACCAGGACCCGGGGCGGAGCGACTACAGGGGCACTGGCCTATGATCTGCCCGGCCGGTACAACAGGGACGATCACGCCGAGGCCAAGCAACAGATCGCGCAGGCCGCTTCCGGCCTCATTGCCCCCGGCGCCGTCATCGGACTCTGCGGCGGCACCACCAGCACCGTGCTGGCACAGATCCTGGCCACCCGCGAAGACCTGAACGCGCCGTCCAACCAGCCCACCCTTACGGTGGTCACCAACGCCATCAACATTGCCGGGCAGTTGGCTGTGCGGCCCAACATCAAGGTCATGGTCACCGGCGGCATCCTGAATCCGCGGTCCTACGAACTGGTAGGCCCTTACACGGACATCATTATGCAGAAGGTGGTGCTGGACATTGCTTTTATCGGAGTCAACGGCATTGATCCCGAGGTGGGGCCGACCAACACGGGGGAGGGCGAAGCCTCGGTCAACGCCCTGCTGGCCAGCAGGGCGCGTGTCTCGTATGTGCTGGCGGACTCCTCCAAGGTAGGGGTGCGCGCCTTTGCCACCATGGACGGTTACAACTTCACCCGGCTGATCACTGATTCAGGCATCTCGGCGCAGGACAAGGCCGCGTTCGAGGCCAACGGCACGGAAGTGATCGTCGCCGGCAGCTGA
- a CDS encoding bifunctional o-acetylhomoserine/o-acetylserine sulfhydrylase, producing the protein MSNGWSFETRQIHAGQVPDSATGARALPIYQSTSFVFPSAESAANRFALAELAPIYTRIGNPTQEAVEQRIASLEGGLGALLLSSGQAAETFAVLNIAEAGDHIVASPSLYGGTYNLFAHTLKKFGISVTFVADPDNLDQWRDAVQPNTKLFFGEVVSNPRQDVLDIEGVSQVAHDAGVPLIVDNTLSTPYLIRPLEWGADIVLHSATKYLGGHGAAIAGVIVDSGKFDFGKDPQKFPGFNTPDPTYNGLVYARDLGADGALGANLSYILKARVQLLRDLGSAVSPFNAFLIAQGLETLSLRVERHVANAVEVAQWLEARGDVESVAYAGLPSSPWYERGRKYGPKGTGAIVSFNLAGGADAGKRFVDALELHSHVANIGDVRSLVIHPASTTHSQLSPDQQQVAGVTPGLVRLSVGIEHIDDILADLEAGFRAAKEASGA; encoded by the coding sequence TTGTCCAACGGATGGTCCTTCGAAACCCGCCAGATCCACGCCGGGCAAGTGCCGGACAGCGCCACCGGCGCCCGTGCCCTCCCCATCTACCAGTCCACGTCCTTTGTGTTCCCCAGCGCGGAAAGCGCTGCCAACCGCTTCGCCCTGGCCGAGCTGGCGCCCATCTACACGAGGATCGGCAACCCCACGCAGGAGGCGGTTGAGCAGCGGATCGCGAGCCTTGAAGGCGGCCTGGGCGCGCTGCTGCTCAGCTCCGGGCAGGCCGCCGAAACTTTCGCCGTCCTGAACATTGCCGAGGCGGGGGACCACATCGTCGCCAGCCCGAGCCTATACGGCGGCACCTACAACCTCTTCGCGCACACGCTGAAGAAGTTCGGTATCTCGGTCACCTTTGTGGCGGACCCGGACAACCTGGACCAGTGGCGTGACGCTGTCCAGCCCAACACCAAACTCTTCTTCGGCGAGGTAGTTTCCAACCCGCGGCAGGACGTCCTGGACATCGAAGGCGTGTCCCAGGTTGCCCATGACGCAGGGGTGCCCCTGATCGTGGACAACACCCTGTCCACCCCGTACCTGATCCGGCCGCTGGAGTGGGGAGCGGACATTGTGCTGCACTCGGCCACCAAGTACCTGGGCGGCCACGGTGCCGCCATCGCCGGCGTGATAGTGGACTCCGGAAAGTTCGATTTCGGCAAGGACCCGCAGAAGTTCCCCGGTTTCAACACCCCGGACCCCACCTACAACGGGCTGGTGTACGCCCGTGACCTCGGCGCCGACGGCGCCCTGGGCGCCAACCTGTCCTACATCCTCAAGGCCCGGGTCCAGTTGCTGCGCGACCTCGGTTCGGCCGTGTCGCCCTTCAACGCCTTCCTGATCGCCCAGGGACTGGAGACGCTAAGCCTGAGGGTGGAACGGCACGTGGCCAACGCCGTGGAAGTTGCCCAGTGGCTGGAAGCCCGTGGCGACGTCGAATCCGTCGCCTACGCCGGGCTGCCCTCGAGCCCCTGGTACGAGCGGGGCCGCAAGTACGGCCCGAAGGGTACGGGGGCCATTGTCTCGTTCAACCTGGCCGGCGGGGCCGATGCGGGCAAGCGCTTCGTTGACGCCCTGGAGCTGCACTCCCACGTGGCAAACATCGGCGACGTCCGCTCCCTGGTGATCCATCCGGCGTCGACCACGCACAGCCAGCTCTCGCCGGACCAGCAGCAAGTTGCCGGCGTGACCCCCGGGCTTGTGCGCCTTTCCGTGGGCATCGAGCACATCGATGACATCCTGGCTGACCTCGAAGCCGGTTTCAGGGCGGCCAAGGAGGCCAGCGGCGCCTGA
- a CDS encoding winged helix DNA-binding domain-containing protein, protein MEAAEVVRRRLRSQLLRGPGAASPEAALRTLLAVQAQEFAYARWSLAQRVSATVAPAVAAADIGQAVADGRILRTHILRPTWHFVHRDDLRWLLALSAPRLEQANAATYRRTGIDAAVAARSAEILARAVAGGNHLPREGLAASLHDAGFPATGLQLAYLIMHAEISGVLVSGTPVRSASGALKQTHALFDERVPAGPEPAPRRSEALAELTRRYFTSRGPAAVKDCADWSGLTMTDVRKGLQLTFEAHPEALAEAVIDGVVLYFASGSPETGSPDAAGAGAGVGGAGVEGAGVGGASESRPRIDLIQCYDEYVMGYSATRHYLGGGAPAFPFRGEPMHVVLLDGRMAGSWRHTLVPGRCELDIRLTPSAETPGSPLAAAVQAAVDRYGAFVGLPAVRVQPGA, encoded by the coding sequence ATGGAAGCCGCTGAGGTGGTGCGGCGGCGGCTGCGGTCCCAGCTGCTCCGCGGGCCCGGCGCCGCCTCACCGGAGGCCGCCCTGCGGACGCTGCTGGCCGTGCAGGCGCAGGAGTTCGCCTATGCCAGGTGGAGTTTGGCCCAGCGCGTGTCAGCCACTGTTGCACCAGCTGTTGCCGCGGCGGACATCGGGCAGGCTGTGGCAGACGGCCGGATCCTGCGGACCCACATCCTCCGGCCCACCTGGCATTTTGTCCACCGGGACGATCTCCGCTGGCTTCTGGCGCTCTCCGCGCCGCGGCTCGAGCAAGCCAACGCCGCCACATACCGCCGCACAGGCATCGACGCAGCCGTCGCCGCCCGAAGCGCCGAGATCCTGGCCCGCGCCGTCGCGGGCGGGAACCACCTTCCCAGGGAAGGCCTCGCCGCAAGCCTTCACGACGCCGGGTTCCCGGCCACGGGCCTGCAGCTTGCCTACCTGATCATGCACGCCGAAATCAGTGGCGTCCTGGTGAGCGGCACGCCCGTGCGCAGCGCCAGTGGAGCGTTGAAGCAGACGCACGCGCTTTTTGACGAGCGGGTCCCCGCCGGACCGGAACCTGCGCCCCGCCGGTCTGAAGCGCTGGCCGAACTGACCCGCCGCTATTTCACCAGCCGCGGCCCGGCGGCGGTCAAGGACTGCGCCGACTGGTCCGGGCTGACCATGACCGACGTCCGGAAGGGCCTGCAGCTCACTTTCGAGGCACATCCCGAAGCCCTGGCCGAAGCGGTGATCGACGGCGTCGTACTCTATTTCGCCTCTGGAAGTCCCGAGACCGGAAGTCCCGACGCCGCCGGGGCAGGTGCCGGCGTTGGCGGTGCTGGCGTTGAGGGTGCCGGCGTTGGCGGTGCTTCGGAATCCCGGCCGCGGATAGACCTGATCCAGTGCTACGACGAGTACGTGATGGGCTATTCCGCCACGCGGCATTACCTGGGAGGCGGCGCGCCGGCTTTCCCGTTCCGGGGCGAGCCCATGCATGTGGTGCTGCTGGACGGGCGGATGGCCGGTTCGTGGCGGCACACGCTGGTTCCCGGCCGGTGTGAACTGGACATCCGTCTGACTCCCTCAGCTGAAACTCCCGGTTCTCCTTTGGCTGCGGCGGTTCAGGCGGCTGTGGACCGTTACGGCGCCTTTGTGGGGCTCCCCGCCGTCCGCGTGCAACCGGGGGCTTAA
- the metX gene encoding homoserine O-acetyltransferase MetX — translation MTVTVTRTTVPEHGIVRYASIGGLKLEAGGFLPDVTLAYETWGTLNEDGSNAVLIEHALTGSTHVTRGDSDEPGWWEQLAGPGAPVDTNRFFVVSINIVGGCYGSTGPSSPAPDGKPWGSRFPLVTLRDTTEAEARLADQLGISSWFAVLGGSMGGARALEWAVTYPERVQRCAVISVGAASTAEQIAFAQAQTLAIRQDANFNGGDYYGGPSPEDGLALARRIAHITYRSPLELDGRFGRAPQAPESPLQGGQLAARGRYQVESYLDHQGTKLVQRFDANSYIAITEALMSHDICRGRGVLEQALSRTEARFFVAAVDSDRLYFPSQSWELARALPGDVDVHLIEAPIGHDGFLTEIGQLGHQLRRSFLV, via the coding sequence ATGACGGTTACCGTCACCCGTACCACCGTTCCCGAGCATGGGATTGTCCGCTATGCCTCCATCGGTGGGCTGAAGCTGGAGGCCGGCGGATTCCTGCCGGATGTCACCCTGGCCTACGAGACGTGGGGCACGCTCAACGAGGACGGCAGCAACGCAGTCCTGATCGAGCACGCGCTCACCGGCAGTACCCACGTGACCAGGGGCGACAGTGATGAGCCCGGTTGGTGGGAACAGCTCGCCGGACCGGGTGCACCGGTGGACACCAACCGGTTCTTCGTCGTATCAATCAACATTGTGGGCGGCTGTTACGGCTCCACCGGGCCGTCGTCGCCCGCACCCGACGGCAAGCCCTGGGGCTCCCGTTTCCCCTTGGTGACGCTCCGGGACACTACCGAGGCGGAGGCCCGCCTGGCGGACCAGTTGGGCATCAGCAGTTGGTTTGCGGTCCTGGGCGGGTCCATGGGCGGCGCACGGGCGTTGGAATGGGCGGTGACGTATCCGGAACGGGTGCAGCGCTGCGCCGTGATTTCCGTGGGGGCTGCGAGCACCGCCGAGCAGATCGCCTTCGCGCAGGCACAGACGCTCGCCATCCGCCAGGACGCCAACTTCAACGGCGGTGACTACTACGGCGGGCCGTCCCCGGAGGATGGCCTTGCCCTGGCCCGGCGCATTGCCCATATCACGTACCGTTCGCCGCTGGAGCTGGACGGACGCTTCGGCCGGGCACCGCAGGCCCCCGAATCGCCCCTCCAAGGCGGGCAGCTCGCGGCGCGCGGCCGCTACCAGGTGGAGAGCTACCTGGACCATCAGGGCACGAAGCTGGTCCAGCGGTTCGACGCCAACAGCTACATCGCCATCACCGAGGCGCTGATGAGCCACGACATCTGCCGTGGACGCGGAGTCCTCGAACAGGCCCTGTCCCGTACCGAGGCGCGCTTCTTCGTGGCCGCCGTGGATTCGGACCGGCTCTACTTCCCGTCCCAGTCCTGGGAACTGGCCCGGGCCCTCCCCGGAGACGTGGACGTCCACCTCATCGAGGCGCCCATCGGCCACGACGGATTCCTCACCGAAATAGGCCAGCTGGGCCACCAGCTTCGGAGAAGTTTCCTGGTCTGA
- a CDS encoding SGNH/GDSL hydrolase family protein, giving the protein MGDSFTEGIGDPEPSSPGGYRGWADRVAEELSRTKPGFAYANLAVRGRLLQQVVDQQLAPCLALKPDLVTLSAGGNDLLRPGGDPDALAEKLDSVVQLLALGGATVVLFNGPDTGSSVLGRIRSKVAIYNENLRTVAARHDAVIADMWSLRQLSDPQMWDLDRLHFSSLGHHTIAAMVLDALNVEHTLKPLEPKPLPLQTWREARSGDLVWAREYFVPWVLRRLRRQSSGDGISAKRPTAGPVFGPGVPLGSGEGPLGTTEAARR; this is encoded by the coding sequence ATGGGTGATTCCTTTACCGAGGGCATCGGCGATCCCGAGCCCTCAAGCCCCGGCGGCTACCGCGGCTGGGCCGACAGGGTGGCGGAGGAACTGAGCCGCACCAAGCCCGGTTTCGCCTATGCGAACCTTGCAGTGCGTGGCCGGTTGCTGCAACAAGTCGTGGACCAGCAACTCGCCCCGTGCCTGGCGCTGAAGCCGGACCTGGTGACCCTCTCCGCGGGAGGCAACGACCTGCTGCGCCCGGGCGGCGACCCCGACGCGCTGGCCGAGAAACTCGATTCCGTGGTCCAGCTCCTGGCACTGGGCGGCGCCACCGTGGTCCTCTTCAACGGCCCGGACACGGGTTCCTCGGTGCTGGGCAGGATCCGCAGCAAAGTGGCCATCTACAACGAGAACCTGCGGACGGTGGCTGCGCGGCACGACGCGGTCATTGCCGATATGTGGTCCCTGCGCCAGCTCAGCGACCCGCAAATGTGGGACCTGGACCGGCTTCATTTCTCGTCGCTGGGCCACCACACCATCGCGGCCATGGTCCTGGATGCACTGAACGTGGAGCACACGCTGAAGCCGCTGGAGCCCAAGCCGTTGCCGCTGCAGACCTGGCGCGAGGCACGCTCCGGTGATCTCGTGTGGGCACGTGAGTACTTTGTGCCCTGGGTGCTGCGCCGGCTGCGGCGCCAATCCTCCGGTGACGGGATCAGCGCAAAGCGTCCGACGGCGGGACCTGTCTTCGGCCCGGGTGTTCCGTTGGGTTCCGGCGAGGGTCCGCTCGGGACCACCGAGGCTGCCCGGCGCTAG
- a CDS encoding VOC family protein: MRMDHVSYACEHDGLAATTERISSALGVEAVKGGVHPRFGTRNMIIPLAGHKYLEVVEVLDHPASDKAPFGQAVRARSAAGGGWMGWCVEVDDLVPFEERLGRSAVNGNRKFPDGRELVWKQIGILGLIADPQVPYMLKWEGDPSLHPSNAYDSNVKMSCLTIAGSAARVTEWLGEPVEKPLEDVAVDWVAPHGTPGILSVTFETATGAVTI; encoded by the coding sequence ATGCGCATGGATCACGTCTCTTACGCCTGTGAACACGATGGCCTGGCGGCCACTACCGAACGAATTTCCTCTGCCCTCGGCGTTGAGGCAGTGAAGGGTGGGGTACACCCCCGGTTCGGCACCCGGAACATGATTATCCCGCTCGCCGGCCACAAGTACCTCGAAGTCGTGGAGGTCCTGGACCACCCCGCTTCAGACAAGGCCCCCTTCGGACAGGCTGTCCGTGCCCGCTCTGCTGCGGGCGGCGGCTGGATGGGCTGGTGCGTCGAAGTGGACGACCTGGTCCCCTTTGAAGAGCGGCTGGGACGTTCCGCAGTGAACGGCAACCGGAAATTTCCGGACGGCCGCGAACTCGTCTGGAAGCAGATCGGCATCCTCGGTTTGATCGCCGACCCCCAGGTTCCCTACATGCTTAAGTGGGAGGGCGATCCGTCCCTGCACCCGTCCAATGCCTACGACAGCAACGTCAAGATGAGCTGCCTGACCATTGCCGGATCGGCGGCGCGCGTCACCGAGTGGCTGGGCGAGCCGGTAGAGAAGCCGCTCGAAGACGTGGCCGTTGACTGGGTGGCACCGCACGGGACGCCCGGAATCCTGTCCGTCACCTTCGAAACCGCCACCGGAGCAGTCACAATCTGA
- a CDS encoding DMT family transporter, which yields MTSTHRLPLLAGLPLAVGSGLAIPVQGRINGALGVRLDDGIAASVVSFSTGLLVMILISLVLPRGRAGLASILPAVRSRAFPRVYVLAGGIGALFVFAQSFTVGILGVALFTVATVTGQTVSGLLVDRLGIGPAGKKSVTGIRIIGCVLTIAAVAWAVSPRFSAAAAGTGAGPGTPSDGGATALLLPLLLPVLAGFLMSFQQAMNGTATVHYGTPIAATLVNFVAGCLVLWSAYGIKLAVAGAGNPLPGEWWYYAGGPMGCVFIGLGALLVRTLGVLVTGLGMIAGQLLGSLALDVILPAPGTVVAPATVLGTVLTLAAIVLATLPWPRGAFRR from the coding sequence ATGACCTCCACCCACCGCCTGCCCCTGCTTGCAGGCCTGCCGCTGGCGGTGGGCTCGGGCCTTGCCATTCCGGTCCAAGGCCGGATCAACGGTGCGCTGGGCGTGCGGCTGGACGACGGCATCGCCGCTTCCGTGGTGAGTTTCAGCACAGGCCTGCTGGTGATGATCCTCATCTCGCTGGTCCTGCCGCGCGGCCGCGCCGGGCTGGCCAGCATCCTCCCCGCTGTCCGGAGCAGGGCCTTTCCCCGGGTCTACGTCCTCGCCGGCGGCATCGGCGCACTGTTCGTGTTCGCCCAGTCCTTCACCGTGGGCATCCTGGGCGTGGCCCTCTTCACCGTGGCCACCGTCACCGGCCAGACCGTCAGCGGACTGCTGGTTGACCGGCTGGGAATCGGGCCGGCCGGCAAGAAATCAGTCACGGGGATCCGGATTATCGGCTGCGTGTTGACCATCGCCGCCGTCGCCTGGGCTGTATCTCCGCGGTTCAGCGCGGCAGCGGCCGGCACTGGAGCCGGGCCCGGTACACCTTCCGACGGCGGTGCCACCGCTCTGCTGCTTCCGCTCCTGCTGCCCGTGCTGGCAGGCTTCCTGATGAGCTTCCAGCAGGCCATGAACGGAACGGCCACTGTCCACTACGGCACTCCCATCGCTGCCACCCTGGTCAATTTTGTTGCCGGCTGCCTCGTGCTCTGGAGCGCCTACGGCATCAAGCTGGCCGTGGCCGGGGCGGGCAACCCGCTGCCGGGGGAGTGGTGGTACTACGCGGGCGGCCCCATGGGGTGTGTGTTCATCGGCCTGGGCGCGCTGCTGGTCCGCACCCTGGGTGTGCTGGTCACCGGGCTGGGCATGATTGCCGGCCAACTGCTGGGCTCGCTGGCACTGGATGTGATCCTGCCCGCGCCGGGAACAGTGGTGGCGCCAGCCACCGTGCTTGGCACCGTCCTGACACTGGCCGCCATCGTCCTGGCGACCCTTCCCTGGCCGCGGGGAGCGTTCCGAAGGTAG
- a CDS encoding alpha/beta hydrolase, translating into MTEAEVFPAPVVLWSHPEDQRDGKPLLVLLHGYGANEQDLHTLADLLPDDFAVASVRAPIAMGPGFTWFPLTASIDYSLDRVKAASSYVLDWIDAIRVGHPSVTLLGFSMGMAMATTLLRQRPTDFAAVVGLSGFVVDAKDDPSFSDSELDGTVPLFWGRDQQDPVITPDKIEYTMGWVRKHVKLTKVLYTGMWHGINQQEIGHVSEFLTHEVLKK; encoded by the coding sequence ATGACTGAAGCCGAAGTATTTCCTGCCCCTGTTGTTCTCTGGTCCCATCCTGAGGACCAGCGCGACGGCAAGCCGCTGCTGGTACTCCTGCATGGCTACGGCGCCAACGAACAGGACCTGCACACCCTGGCCGACCTGCTGCCGGATGACTTCGCGGTTGCTTCGGTCCGGGCTCCGATCGCCATGGGCCCCGGCTTCACGTGGTTCCCGCTTACGGCCTCCATCGATTACTCCCTGGATCGGGTGAAGGCGGCTTCGTCCTATGTACTCGACTGGATCGACGCAATCCGGGTGGGGCACCCGTCGGTCACCCTGCTCGGCTTCTCGATGGGCATGGCCATGGCCACCACGCTCCTGCGGCAGCGGCCCACCGACTTCGCAGCCGTCGTCGGACTGTCAGGTTTTGTGGTGGACGCCAAGGACGATCCCAGCTTCAGCGACTCTGAACTGGACGGCACCGTCCCCCTGTTCTGGGGCCGCGACCAGCAGGACCCCGTGATCACCCCGGACAAGATCGAATACACCATGGGCTGGGTGCGCAAGCACGTCAAGCTCACCAAGGTGCTGTATACGGGCATGTGGCACGGCATCAACCAGCAGGAGATCGGGCACGTGTCCGAGTTCCTCACGCACGAGGTGCTGAAGAAGTAG
- a CDS encoding HNH endonuclease signature motif containing protein has product MELNPAVVQAEEAVEAAVAAFMAALGGESSAASEGAVPGGPDDDPLQRLVDAALDVLAEVARSEAKIAAVKALAVAVLAGATKALNGPASSPQEATAQDRSLVAEVGCALAIGDRAAGALLAESHALTTSLPRSLAALQSGTMSWAHARTMVDQTSCLDRAAAGALEAHFLDPDAPGAARGCPAGEMPAYRFKARARGWRERHHPESLEKRHAKSVADRRVEYWPDNDGMAWVAAMLPADQASAIRNRLTAIARGMQGPNEPRTMPELCADIFSDGLLNTGAGIRAGNSPRGTGTGTPGGDTGGENSIGNREGNSSENGEGSSSENGEGNSSESGEAHSSGGGEGTAADGSSSSGIRAQVLVTVPVFSLMGLTDEPAVLDGYGPIPPSMARKLVSEGAGSFYRVLVDPRDGAPLEIGRASYRVGKAMRNWLRLRDGKCPFPGCNNPSLDNEADHILAWHKGGTTGVSNLGQPCPKHHRMRHTGGWKPTPATKTAPPGWTSPNGRHYKSEHQDWEPPHWPEQAVPESIRAFDDLLELWEPPDDPSQLWPPPDDVPDGWAPPDDSSLQDLFPHDDVPEDTFAGCFLPGYRPPKDPLPEELWREIPFDANAGVT; this is encoded by the coding sequence ATGGAATTGAACCCGGCAGTGGTGCAGGCGGAGGAAGCGGTTGAGGCTGCTGTCGCTGCGTTCATGGCTGCACTGGGCGGCGAAAGTTCTGCCGCTTCCGAGGGCGCTGTCCCTGGCGGGCCCGACGATGATCCGTTGCAGCGCTTGGTTGATGCGGCGTTGGATGTTTTAGCCGAGGTGGCGAGGTCGGAGGCGAAAATCGCGGCGGTGAAGGCGCTGGCGGTGGCGGTCCTGGCCGGGGCCACGAAGGCGTTGAACGGCCCTGCGTCGTCTCCGCAGGAAGCGACGGCGCAGGACCGGTCCCTGGTGGCCGAGGTCGGGTGCGCGCTGGCGATTGGTGACCGGGCCGCGGGGGCGTTGCTGGCTGAATCCCATGCTTTGACCACGTCCTTGCCCCGGTCGTTGGCGGCGTTGCAGTCCGGGACGATGTCCTGGGCCCATGCCCGGACCATGGTGGACCAGACCTCCTGCCTGGACCGCGCCGCGGCGGGCGCGCTGGAGGCGCACTTCCTGGACCCGGACGCGCCGGGCGCGGCCCGTGGGTGCCCGGCCGGGGAGATGCCGGCATACCGATTCAAGGCCAGGGCCCGGGGCTGGCGGGAACGCCACCACCCCGAAAGCCTGGAGAAACGGCACGCCAAGAGTGTGGCGGACCGGCGGGTCGAGTACTGGCCGGACAACGACGGGATGGCCTGGGTCGCCGCGATGCTGCCCGCGGACCAGGCTTCGGCGATCCGCAACAGGCTCACAGCTATCGCACGGGGGATGCAGGGCCCGAACGAGCCCCGCACCATGCCGGAGTTGTGCGCTGACATCTTCTCCGACGGACTCCTCAACACCGGGGCCGGGATCAGGGCTGGAAACAGTCCCCGGGGTACCGGTACCGGTACCCCCGGCGGCGATACTGGCGGCGAAAACAGTATCGGCAACCGCGAGGGCAACAGTTCCGAAAACGGCGAGGGCAGCAGTTCCGAAAACGGCGAGGGCAACAGTTCCGAAAGCGGCGAGGCACACAGTTCCGGCGGCGGGGAGGGAACAGCAGCCGACGGATCGTCGTCGTCGGGGATTCGTGCGCAGGTGCTGGTCACCGTGCCCGTGTTCTCGCTGATGGGCCTGACCGATGAACCGGCGGTGCTGGACGGGTACGGACCCATCCCGCCCTCCATGGCACGCAAGCTCGTCTCTGAAGGCGCCGGCTCGTTCTACCGGGTCCTGGTGGACCCGCGCGACGGGGCGCCGCTGGAAATCGGACGCGCCAGCTACCGGGTGGGCAAGGCGATGAGGAACTGGCTCAGGTTGCGGGACGGCAAATGCCCGTTCCCCGGCTGCAACAACCCTTCTTTGGACAACGAAGCCGACCACATCCTCGCCTGGCACAAAGGCGGCACCACCGGGGTATCGAACCTGGGACAGCCCTGCCCGAAGCACCACAGGATGCGGCACACCGGCGGCTGGAAACCCACCCCGGCCACCAAAACCGCACCACCGGGCTGGACCTCACCCAACGGCCGGCACTACAAAAGCGAACACCAGGACTGGGAACCACCCCACTGGCCAGAACAAGCCGTGCCGGAAAGCATCCGCGCCTTTGATGACCTCCTGGAACTATGGGAGCCACCCGACGACCCGTCACAACTGTGGCCCCCACCCGACGACGTTCCTGATGGCTGGGCTCCGCCGGACGACTCGTCTCTTCAGGATCTATTTCCCCACGACGACGTTCCCGAAGACACCTTTGCTGGCTGTTTCCTGCCCGGATACCGCCCGCCCAAGGACCCACTTCCAGAAGAGCTCTGGCGGGAGATACCGTTCGACGCAAACGCCGGCGTTACGTGA
- a CDS encoding CPBP family intramembrane glutamic endopeptidase: MLVPSRRRLRIEVWIVLGLSLGQSAVYSVVQLLDKITRAPLAEGTSTLNRSQSTREYFDLTYQLLDILFALVPVLLVIYFLTDQRQSAVGDGGYSGSAFRKLGFNFARPGRDLLQGLGLAALIGIPSLGLYAAGRALGITTAIIPSALDAYWWTVPVLILSAMRHAVVEEVIVVGYLLDRFGKFGWSVPLSIAVSSLLRGSYHLYQGFGPFIGNMAMGVVFAWLYTRTRRVMPLVIAHALLDIVAFVGFSLFGKAVGLG, encoded by the coding sequence ATGCTGGTTCCATCGCGCCGTCGTCTGCGGATTGAAGTCTGGATTGTCTTAGGCCTGTCCCTGGGGCAGTCTGCCGTCTACTCCGTGGTGCAACTCCTGGACAAGATAACCAGGGCTCCGCTGGCGGAAGGCACGTCCACGCTTAACCGCTCGCAGAGCACCCGCGAGTATTTTGACCTGACCTACCAGTTGCTGGACATCCTCTTCGCGTTGGTGCCGGTGCTGCTGGTGATCTACTTCCTCACCGACCAGCGGCAGTCAGCGGTGGGCGACGGCGGCTATTCGGGTTCCGCTTTCCGAAAACTCGGGTTCAACTTCGCGCGCCCGGGCCGGGACCTGCTCCAGGGGCTGGGGCTGGCTGCGCTGATCGGTATCCCGTCCCTGGGTCTCTATGCGGCGGGCAGGGCGCTGGGAATCACCACCGCCATCATTCCCAGCGCGCTGGACGCCTACTGGTGGACGGTGCCCGTGCTGATCCTGTCCGCGATGCGCCATGCCGTGGTGGAGGAAGTCATTGTGGTGGGCTACCTGCTGGACCGGTTCGGAAAGTTCGGCTGGAGCGTGCCGCTGTCCATCGCGGTGAGCTCGCTGCTGCGTGGCAGTTACCACCTCTACCAGGGCTTTGGGCCGTTCATTGGCAACATGGCGATGGGAGTCGTCTTCGCCTGGCTGTACACCCGGACGAGGCGGGTGATGCCCCTGGTGATTGCCCACGCCCTGCTGGACATCGTGGCGTTCGTTGGCTTCAGCCTCTTTGGCAAGGCAGTGGGGCTGGGCTAA